From Irregularibacter muris, one genomic window encodes:
- a CDS encoding toast rack family protein — protein MKRIVLSALGILFLSFLSVGCIRRPIENGSQFTWSESQKYEALKTLDVDMKIGVGELKIGGDSQDIFQGNFIYQPERWKPEVNYNSMGSQGNLSIYQPSKMKGINLKHYKYLWDITLNNEPSINLNLKLGVGKSHLILGTLNLDKVDIEMGVGEAEIDLRGKWEKDVEISIQGGVGKTTVLLPENMGVVAKIDKGIGEISANGLNKSDNVYTNELYSDDNPTLKIDMEAGIGQIELR, from the coding sequence ATGAAAAGAATAGTCCTAAGTGCTCTTGGTATCCTGTTTTTAAGTTTTCTATCTGTTGGTTGTATAAGAAGGCCTATAGAAAATGGGTCTCAGTTTACATGGTCAGAAAGCCAAAAGTATGAAGCCTTGAAAACTTTAGATGTAGACATGAAAATAGGAGTGGGAGAGTTAAAGATTGGGGGAGATTCTCAGGATATATTCCAGGGAAATTTTATATATCAACCTGAACGTTGGAAACCAGAAGTAAACTATAATTCAATGGGTAGTCAAGGGAATCTTTCCATTTATCAACCCTCTAAAATGAAGGGGATTAATTTGAAACATTATAAGTATTTATGGGATATCACCTTAAATAATGAACCTTCTATAAATTTAAATCTAAAATTAGGCGTCGGGAAAAGTCATCTTATTTTAGGTACTTTAAATCTAGATAAAGTAGATATTGAAATGGGCGTTGGAGAAGCGGAAATAGATTTGCGAGGGAAATGGGAGAAGGATGTAGAAATTAGCATTCAAGGTGGTGTGGGAAAAACCACTGTCCTTTTACCGGAAAATATGGGTGTAGTTGCGAAAATAGATAAAGGTATAGGAGAAATTTCTGCTAATGGCCTGAACAAGAGTGATAATGTTTACACAAATGAGCTTTACTCCGATGACAATCCTACCTTGAAAATAGATATGGAAGCAGGTATTGGACAAATTGAACTAAGGTAA
- a CDS encoding DNA-3-methyladenine glycosylase I, whose translation MNRCPWCGNDELYIKYHDEEWGVPVHCDLKHFEFLVLESAQAGLSWITILRKRENYRKAYDEFDPVKVAKYDEEKIESLVKNPGIIRNSRKIRASINNAKRFLEVQEEFGSFDGYIWSFVNNRPINNQWTVLSEVPSNTKLSDKIAKDLKKRGFQFIGTTIIYSYMQAVGLINDHLVGCFRRGQIMEEF comes from the coding sequence ATGAACCGATGTCCTTGGTGCGGAAATGATGAATTGTATATTAAGTATCACGATGAAGAATGGGGAGTACCTGTTCACTGTGACCTTAAACATTTTGAGTTTTTGGTTTTAGAATCGGCCCAGGCCGGACTAAGTTGGATAACGATATTAAGAAAAAGAGAAAATTATAGGAAAGCCTATGATGAATTTGACCCCGTAAAGGTAGCAAAATATGATGAAGAAAAGATAGAATCCTTGGTAAAAAATCCAGGGATTATTAGGAATAGCAGAAAGATTCGAGCCTCCATCAATAACGCCAAAAGGTTTTTAGAAGTGCAAGAGGAATTTGGAAGCTTTGATGGATATATATGGTCCTTCGTAAATAATCGCCCTATAAACAATCAATGGACAGTACTATCGGAAGTGCCTAGTAATACAAAACTATCCGATAAAATTGCCAAAGATTTAAAGAAAAGAGGATTTCAATTTATAGGGACCACTATCATATATTCTTATATGCAGGCAGTGGGACTAATTAATGATCATTTGGTAGGATGTTTTAGAAGAGGACAAATTATGGAAGAATTTTAA
- a CDS encoding HIRAN domain-containing protein, producing the protein MDINYFVTITGTKHYYGMKPMEIGRILKLVKEKNNEYDDEAIAALLPYIGVVGYVANSPNTVARGTYSAGRIYDTFEEETYAQILFATKDSVICLLISPQEIEGDNASSENTLKDYTEGKQVEPKVDFKKENIKMAFFGQDI; encoded by the coding sequence ATGGATATAAACTATTTTGTCACCATAACAGGAACAAAACATTATTATGGCATGAAGCCTATGGAAATAGGAAGAATCCTAAAATTGGTTAAGGAGAAGAATAATGAATACGATGATGAAGCGATAGCAGCATTACTTCCTTATATAGGAGTCGTAGGTTATGTAGCCAATAGCCCCAATACCGTTGCCAGGGGCACCTATAGTGCCGGTAGAATTTATGATACTTTTGAGGAAGAAACCTATGCTCAAATCCTATTTGCCACGAAAGATAGTGTCATCTGCTTGTTGATCTCTCCACAAGAAATTGAGGGAGACAATGCTTCAAGTGAAAATACTCTTAAGGATTATACAGAAGGTAAACAAGTAGAACCTAAGGTAGATTTTAAAAAGGAAAATATCAAAATGGCATTCTTTGGTCAAGACATTTAA
- a CDS encoding 4Fe-4S double cluster binding domain-containing protein, with the protein MDTQALKEYIRSLGVSDIGFSQVKEVAPSQWAEYHYAITYVIQLSHGIVNDIKDQPTETYFSHYRSVNYHINEITLRTTIELQNYGYKAIAIPASQSLHDAPYYGAFPHKTAATLAGLGWIGKSGLFVHHKFGPRVRLGTILTNKELSIGTPIIASKCGNCNLCASHCPAMAIEGVNWEQGMERKQIFDAHACSMHMKEKFQHIGRGSVCGICMSICPIGNGFPKGNRRFIVLNISSKLKGV; encoded by the coding sequence ATGGATACTCAGGCCTTAAAAGAATATATACGTAGCTTAGGAGTTAGTGATATAGGATTTAGTCAAGTGAAGGAAGTGGCACCTAGCCAGTGGGCAGAATATCATTATGCCATCACCTATGTTATTCAATTATCCCATGGAATAGTCAATGATATAAAGGATCAGCCGACAGAAACTTACTTTTCTCACTATCGTAGTGTGAATTATCATATTAATGAGATTACCCTAAGGACAACTATAGAACTTCAAAACTATGGCTATAAAGCCATAGCCATTCCGGCTTCCCAATCTTTACATGATGCTCCCTATTATGGAGCCTTCCCCCATAAAACCGCAGCTACCCTTGCTGGTCTCGGGTGGATTGGGAAAAGTGGTTTATTTGTCCACCATAAATTTGGTCCTAGGGTTCGTTTGGGGACCATACTTACCAATAAAGAATTATCTATAGGAACACCGATCATTGCTTCTAAATGTGGTAATTGTAATTTATGTGCCAGCCATTGTCCTGCCATGGCCATAGAAGGGGTAAACTGGGAGCAGGGGATGGAAAGAAAGCAGATTTTCGATGCCCATGCTTGTAGTATGCATATGAAAGAAAAATTTCAACATATCGGAAGAGGATCAGTGTGTGGTATATGTATGAGCATCTGTCCTATAGGAAATGGATTTCCCAAGGGAAATAGGAGATTTATTGTTTTAAATATCTCCTCAAAATTAAAAGGAGTATAG
- a CDS encoding DUF362 domain-containing protein: protein MQKVYFIKNPGTDYNQLSKDALILLKKVVAETDHHFEKEVPIKVHFGEKGNKTFMPATSYDAIISYLQEEGISPSYIETNVLYRGARTTKDIHIETAKDHGFTQIPIIIADGDTGTEYNEIEINKDYIDKCKIGKAYGDYNQFIVMSHFKGHVEAGFGGALKQLAMGFAARGGKLDQHSGISPNVIAEKCITCGICETKCDFDAIHTEDIAIINDEKCVGCAGCIAVCPQGAILNAWGGSHFLEKLAEYAYGAAKDKDIIYITFIHNITKACDCAGQVMKPIAENIGVLAAKDPVALDTACLDLLQKNSGEKLFEKGRATLEHAEKIGLGTREYEIVQMDME, encoded by the coding sequence ATGCAGAAAGTATATTTCATTAAGAACCCAGGAACGGATTATAACCAACTAAGCAAAGATGCCCTAATATTATTGAAGAAAGTCGTAGCAGAAACCGATCATCACTTTGAAAAAGAAGTGCCTATTAAGGTTCATTTTGGAGAGAAAGGCAATAAAACTTTTATGCCTGCCACCTCCTATGATGCTATTATAAGCTATCTCCAGGAAGAGGGAATATCTCCATCCTATATTGAGACCAATGTATTATATAGAGGGGCCAGAACCACTAAGGATATCCATATTGAAACAGCGAAAGATCATGGCTTTACCCAGATCCCCATTATCATAGCCGATGGAGACACAGGAACTGAATATAATGAAATAGAAATTAATAAGGATTATATAGACAAGTGTAAAATCGGCAAGGCCTATGGAGATTATAATCAATTTATTGTCATGAGCCATTTTAAAGGTCATGTAGAGGCAGGCTTTGGGGGTGCTCTAAAACAACTTGCCATGGGCTTTGCTGCTCGGGGAGGTAAATTGGATCAGCATTCAGGAATATCCCCCAATGTAATAGCTGAGAAGTGTATCACCTGCGGTATCTGTGAAACCAAATGTGATTTTGATGCTATTCATACCGAGGATATTGCCATAATCAATGATGAAAAATGTGTAGGCTGTGCAGGGTGTATTGCTGTTTGCCCCCAAGGGGCAATACTAAATGCATGGGGAGGATCACATTTTCTAGAAAAATTGGCGGAGTATGCCTATGGAGCAGCTAAGGATAAGGATATTATCTATATTACCTTTATTCATAACATTACTAAAGCCTGTGACTGCGCCGGGCAAGTCATGAAACCTATTGCTGAAAATATCGGAGTCTTAGCAGCGAAAGATCCTGTAGCCTTGGATACAGCTTGTTTAGATTTACTACAGAAAAATAGCGGGGAAAAGCTTTTTGAAAAGGGGAGAGCTACCCTAGAGCATGCAGAAAAGATTGGATTGGGCACTAGGGAATATGAGATTGTTCAGATGGATATGGAGTAA
- a CDS encoding PucR family transcriptional regulator, which yields MGVTVKDCLNLPAFEGAEVVAGKGGLGNTVSTCSVLEMADTNVFKESYFGDNELIITAFASVKDDVGAQCKIIKSLNEIGTAGLVLYYVGVVVKKINHKMIAIADGLDFPIIIIGLDIGYSEVISQVLESVFVSKRQENQFSGVVLQKFAELSDSKRNYKQLLRIINEQIPCTLILCDGYLEFIEAWYEEGMESLNIKDLVSQVQKQGYSERVNQHIIELPNGQVCRIYLKKIRRSNIPSMYLMFLSPKSIEDYNMNQAIQVINSANEIWDLDMSLNNSSLLLRAILNNDAYEISKITSILQIKPEKWSTFWYVGFDEDGFGEKNPLNTQRLVKLVKGFLKDQRRVALIDYLDNAAVAIISTKFVNENIDELAETFTSILGENGICARVVSFNIATIFDIHRQYQMIKDNWKYLTNIYPLKEVLNLFQVQFTKQCIEIITAGQVQINKELEILDLLYEDKGILGDEFIHTLEVYLLDSDSNTAMAADLLHVHNNTVKYRIRKIKEKLGEKIFELPASFYLYRVAALNRIINKRLK from the coding sequence TTGGGAGTTACTGTAAAAGATTGTTTGAACCTACCGGCTTTTGAAGGAGCGGAAGTAGTGGCCGGTAAGGGAGGACTTGGCAATACTGTATCTACTTGTTCGGTTCTTGAGATGGCAGATACTAATGTATTTAAAGAATCTTACTTTGGTGATAATGAGCTTATTATCACAGCTTTTGCCTCGGTAAAAGATGATGTTGGTGCACAGTGTAAAATTATTAAAAGCCTTAATGAAATTGGAACTGCTGGTTTAGTATTATACTATGTGGGCGTTGTCGTTAAAAAGATTAATCATAAAATGATTGCAATAGCTGATGGATTAGACTTTCCAATCATTATAATTGGTCTTGATATTGGCTACAGTGAAGTCATCAGTCAAGTATTGGAGTCGGTTTTTGTATCTAAGAGGCAAGAGAATCAATTTTCAGGAGTTGTTTTGCAAAAGTTTGCAGAACTTTCAGATTCAAAGAGAAATTATAAGCAACTCTTAAGAATAATAAATGAACAAATTCCATGTACGTTAATTTTATGTGATGGGTATCTAGAATTCATAGAAGCATGGTATGAAGAAGGAATGGAATCCCTAAACATTAAAGATTTAGTGTCCCAAGTACAAAAACAGGGATATAGTGAAAGGGTCAACCAACACATTATTGAGCTTCCTAATGGTCAGGTTTGTCGTATTTATTTAAAAAAGATCAGAAGAAGTAATATACCCTCCATGTACTTAATGTTTCTAAGTCCAAAAAGTATAGAGGATTACAATATGAACCAGGCAATTCAGGTTATTAATTCCGCTAATGAAATTTGGGATCTAGATATGTCATTAAATAATTCTTCATTACTACTAAGAGCTATTCTAAACAATGATGCCTATGAAATATCCAAAATAACTTCTATACTACAAATTAAACCAGAGAAATGGAGCACATTTTGGTATGTTGGGTTTGATGAGGATGGCTTTGGGGAGAAAAATCCATTAAACACACAACGATTGGTAAAGTTAGTAAAAGGTTTTTTAAAAGATCAAAGAAGGGTTGCATTGATTGACTATTTGGACAACGCAGCAGTAGCTATTATTAGTACCAAATTTGTCAATGAAAATATTGATGAACTAGCAGAAACATTTACTTCAATTTTGGGAGAAAATGGAATTTGTGCACGGGTTGTTTCATTCAATATCGCTACCATTTTTGATATTCATAGGCAATATCAAATGATCAAGGATAATTGGAAGTATTTAACTAACATTTATCCTTTGAAGGAGGTACTCAATTTATTTCAGGTTCAGTTTACTAAGCAATGTATTGAGATCATTACTGCTGGTCAGGTGCAAATCAATAAGGAACTAGAAATTCTTGACCTCTTGTATGAGGACAAAGGTATACTGGGGGACGAATTTATTCATACTTTAGAAGTATATTTATTAGATAGCGATAGTAATACTGCCATGGCAGCTGATTTATTGCATGTTCATAATAATACGGTAAAATATCGTATAAGAAAAATAAAAGAAAAATTGGGAGAAAAGATATTTGAGCTACCAGCATCTTTTTATTTGTATCGTGTAGCAGCCTTAAATCGAATTATTAATAAAAGATTAAAGTAA
- a CDS encoding purine-cytosine permease family protein, which translates to MKEESVKVHTDVSGDYASSAIPLDKRQSSVNIFVTTAGWIICLSTMLTGGALISGMSLSNALIAAIGGMIILAAFAAPLAAIGAKHGVSTAMIAKEAFGEYGAAIFALIVVFLNGIGWFAYQAAFFAMTMNEIIPHSIFGNLILGSLIGGIMMTLTAVFGFRGVSVLSFIAVPMIVILSLFGGFAAIEQSGGIMALQTMSAGTSGMGIFQGITAVVGGAAMGAVVLSDVARFGKSAKVGATAVSTGYMVGGIFCIAAGALMAVAAQVDAIGTTPNLPRVMLALGLGAGALVILVLAQWTTNTTNVYSAALSLGGWLPVKQKYIVIVLGGLGTILAVFNIYEYFVPLLNFLGTALPPIAGVLLADYYVIRKLVMKQDYQFNEGRNYGKFNWLSWICVIVSAIIASNVDFFTASFNSIVIAFIIYSAIAIILRKMNISYMIGEAEAQEGVGPNEG; encoded by the coding sequence ATGAAAGAAGAAAGTGTAAAGGTTCATACCGATGTCTCTGGCGATTATGCAAGTTCTGCAATACCATTGGATAAAAGACAAAGTAGCGTTAACATTTTCGTTACAACGGCTGGTTGGATTATTTGTCTATCAACAATGTTAACTGGTGGTGCATTGATTTCTGGAATGAGCTTAAGCAACGCTTTGATTGCGGCCATTGGAGGAATGATTATTTTAGCAGCCTTTGCAGCCCCCTTAGCAGCCATTGGGGCAAAACATGGTGTATCCACTGCGATGATTGCTAAAGAAGCTTTTGGAGAATATGGGGCAGCAATATTTGCTTTGATTGTTGTATTTTTAAATGGGATTGGATGGTTCGCTTATCAGGCGGCATTCTTTGCAATGACGATGAACGAAATAATTCCACATTCAATTTTTGGGAATTTAATTTTAGGCTCATTAATTGGCGGTATAATGATGACTTTAACAGCAGTTTTTGGTTTTAGAGGTGTATCTGTATTAAGCTTTATTGCAGTACCGATGATTGTTATCTTATCATTGTTCGGAGGTTTCGCTGCCATTGAACAGTCAGGAGGCATTATGGCACTTCAAACAATGTCAGCAGGCACAAGTGGAATGGGAATATTCCAGGGGATTACCGCTGTTGTCGGCGGGGCTGCTATGGGGGCTGTGGTATTATCGGATGTTGCACGTTTCGGTAAAAGCGCCAAAGTAGGTGCTACGGCAGTATCTACAGGTTATATGGTTGGTGGTATTTTCTGTATTGCAGCTGGTGCATTGATGGCGGTTGCTGCACAGGTGGACGCTATTGGAACAACACCAAATCTTCCCAGAGTTATGTTGGCATTAGGCCTAGGTGCTGGTGCACTGGTTATTCTAGTTTTGGCGCAGTGGACAACCAACACAACCAACGTATATTCAGCAGCACTAAGTTTAGGCGGCTGGCTTCCTGTAAAACAAAAATATATTGTTATTGTTTTAGGTGGTTTAGGAACAATTTTAGCGGTATTTAACATCTATGAATATTTTGTACCACTTTTGAATTTCCTTGGAACTGCTCTGCCCCCGATTGCGGGTGTACTATTGGCGGACTATTATGTGATAAGAAAATTGGTAATGAAACAGGATTATCAATTTAATGAAGGAAGAAATTACGGGAAATTTAATTGGTTATCATGGATATGTGTAATTGTATCAGCAATTATTGCAAGTAATGTTGACTTCTTTACAGCGTCTTTTAATAGTATAGTTATTGCGTTTATCATCTATTCTGCTATTGCCATCATTCTTAGAAAAATGAATATTTCATATATGATTGGCGAAGCTGAAGCTCAGGAAGGAGTGGGACCCAATGAAGGTTAA
- a CDS encoding DUF917 domain-containing protein, with the protein MDNTIKTMQDIDDLIRGTMLYGTGGGGSAEKGKELLLESFSAGKEIKWTDIDDLPEDGWVCTALFMGPSSPPTEEEEQEKIAKGMTERVEKNMLEAAVKELEKELGIKFTAIVPVEPGGYNCPAPLAAAAKLEVAIVDGDLVGRAMPEVAQALPTTANHPICPITCCDPWGNVTVIRKTHSYAMAEALGKMLSLPAYEPIGLAAFPMKIKDLKEVFVRGTLTKFLKIGREAREAHERGEDAIKTLAKASEGFDFFRGEITKFDWGIVKGYFEGDIYVEGKDDYAGKELHLWFRNENHLAYVDGELLVTTPDLITLVLEETGAPLVNMDLKVGMNVGAIAIPHPVYRTEAGMKLLGPEHYGLDIQYKPVEEVLG; encoded by the coding sequence ATGGATAATACGATTAAAACTATGCAGGATATAGATGATCTTATTAGGGGCACGATGCTATATGGTACCGGTGGAGGAGGAAGCGCCGAAAAGGGAAAAGAATTATTACTTGAGAGCTTTAGTGCAGGAAAAGAGATAAAATGGACAGATATTGATGACTTGCCAGAGGATGGTTGGGTATGTACTGCATTATTTATGGGTCCATCATCTCCACCAACTGAAGAAGAAGAACAAGAAAAGATTGCAAAAGGGATGACCGAAAGAGTCGAGAAGAACATGTTGGAAGCAGCAGTAAAAGAACTAGAAAAGGAATTAGGAATTAAATTTACTGCTATTGTTCCTGTAGAACCAGGTGGATATAACTGCCCAGCCCCACTAGCTGCCGCGGCAAAATTAGAGGTAGCCATTGTTGATGGAGATTTAGTGGGCCGTGCAATGCCAGAGGTGGCCCAGGCACTACCAACAACAGCTAATCATCCAATTTGTCCAATCACCTGTTGTGATCCTTGGGGAAATGTTACTGTAATCCGAAAGACACACAGTTACGCAATGGCAGAAGCCCTTGGCAAAATGCTTAGTTTACCAGCCTATGAACCCATTGGGTTAGCAGCTTTTCCAATGAAAATTAAAGATTTGAAAGAAGTTTTTGTTAGGGGTACCCTTACTAAATTTCTAAAAATTGGGCGAGAAGCAAGAGAGGCTCATGAAAGAGGGGAAGACGCCATTAAGACTTTGGCTAAAGCTTCTGAAGGATTTGACTTCTTCCGAGGTGAAATTACAAAGTTTGATTGGGGAATCGTAAAGGGATACTTTGAAGGTGATATTTATGTTGAAGGAAAAGATGATTATGCAGGAAAAGAGCTCCATTTATGGTTCCGTAACGAAAACCATTTGGCATATGTAGATGGTGAATTATTGGTAACAACACCAGACCTTATTACACTTGTTTTAGAAGAAACCGGTGCACCCTTGGTCAATATGGATCTTAAAGTTGGAATGAATGTTGGCGCTATTGCAATTCCACATCCAGTTTACAGAACAGAAGCAGGTATGAAACTATTGGGTCCAGAACATTATGGTTTGGATATCCAATATAAACCTGTAGAAGAGGTGCTAGGCTAA
- a CDS encoding M20/M25/M40 family metallo-hydrolase: MMYEVNQERILQTFCELTSIDSLSFDERSMADELKKRLTSLGLTVEEDNAGAQLGGNAGNIIAVLKGNSLKPSILFSCHMDTVMPGNNKRAIIDGNKIHTDGSTILGGDDVSGITCILEMLHQIEEKNLKHGDIFIVFTVAEEMGLQGAKHLDVRRIPADFGFVLDDLGNAGEVIATAPGHVKITGKILGKSVHAGVEPENGINAIEILSEAICHMDLGRIDHETTANIGMVKGGIGMNTVCGEIEFIGEVRSINEKKIQNQLAHIRTNFERAAQKYGGQVEFNEELLYSAVDIEKHPDLKKIIEEACTKIDVPLVLKSSGGGSDGSIFNGSGIPTVTLATAFFNPHGTNEYVLADEMIKLSKLVLAIIQNV, translated from the coding sequence ATGATGTATGAGGTAAATCAAGAAAGGATCCTCCAAACATTTTGTGAACTAACAAGTATTGATTCCTTATCCTTTGATGAACGCAGCATGGCGGACGAATTGAAAAAAAGACTGACTAGCTTGGGTTTGACAGTAGAAGAGGACAATGCTGGAGCCCAGCTTGGTGGGAATGCAGGTAATATTATTGCGGTTTTAAAAGGAAATTCCTTAAAACCATCAATTCTCTTTTCCTGCCATATGGATACCGTTATGCCGGGCAATAACAAAAGAGCCATTATTGATGGGAACAAAATTCATACCGATGGAAGTACGATATTGGGCGGTGATGATGTATCTGGAATTACCTGTATTCTTGAAATGTTACACCAAATAGAAGAGAAAAACCTCAAACACGGTGATATTTTTATTGTATTTACTGTTGCCGAGGAAATGGGTCTGCAAGGTGCAAAACATTTAGATGTACGAAGGATACCTGCTGATTTTGGCTTTGTTCTTGATGATTTAGGTAATGCAGGTGAAGTTATAGCAACAGCTCCTGGACATGTAAAGATTACAGGTAAGATTTTAGGAAAAAGTGTACATGCGGGTGTTGAACCAGAAAATGGTATTAATGCAATTGAGATATTGTCAGAGGCTATTTGTCATATGGACCTTGGTCGTATTGATCATGAGACTACAGCAAATATCGGCATGGTTAAGGGCGGGATTGGAATGAATACTGTTTGTGGTGAAATTGAATTTATAGGAGAAGTTCGTAGTATAAATGAAAAAAAAATACAAAACCAACTTGCACACATACGAACTAATTTTGAGAGAGCTGCCCAAAAATATGGTGGTCAGGTAGAATTCAATGAAGAATTGCTCTATTCAGCTGTAGATATTGAAAAACATCCTGATTTAAAGAAAATCATTGAAGAAGCATGTACAAAAATAGATGTTCCATTAGTCCTTAAGTCTTCCGGTGGCGGGAGTGATGGCAGTATTTTCAATGGATCTGGTATACCAACAGTTACCCTTGCAACCGCGTTCTTTAACCCTCATGGGACAAATGAATATGTACTCGCCGATGAAATGATTAAATTGAGCAAGTTAGTGCTTGCTATTATACAGAATGTATAG
- a CDS encoding C-GCAxxG-C-C family (seleno)protein produces the protein MIKDRLYEYYIYQDYNCAESLLHAVNDEYNLGILEEAFKIVGGFGAGMGCGKTCGALCSGVSAIGQIKIIERAHVTRDLKECCAKYVEAFIKELGSDQCDTLVKIYKNQETRCLDTIFKAADILDSQLMKIIKEAE, from the coding sequence ATGATCAAAGATAGGCTTTATGAGTATTATATTTATCAAGATTACAACTGTGCAGAGTCATTATTACATGCAGTGAATGATGAATACAATCTTGGTATACTGGAAGAGGCTTTTAAAATTGTTGGTGGATTTGGTGCAGGCATGGGATGTGGCAAAACTTGTGGCGCACTGTGTAGTGGAGTTTCTGCCATCGGGCAGATTAAAATTATCGAACGAGCCCATGTAACAAGGGACTTGAAAGAATGTTGTGCAAAATATGTAGAAGCTTTTATCAAAGAGTTGGGATCTGATCAATGTGATACCCTTGTAAAGATTTATAAAAACCAGGAAACAAGATGTCTAGATACCATCTTTAAAGCTGCTGACATACTGGATTCTCAACTTATGAAAATTATAAAAGAGGCTGAATAA
- a CDS encoding L-cysteine desulfidase family protein, with protein sequence MNKNDLKYSAYISILNEELIPAMGCTEPIALALAAAKAREVLGVMPDSIRIQASGSIIKNVKSVIVPNTDNLKGIPAAAVAGIIAGDSSKELEAISSVTWEDIEEMKSFLNNAKIQVEPLDLGLTFDIIITLMKDKDYAKVRIANFHTNFVLIEKNGEVLFETEAEEENENGLTDRSLLNMEDIWDFINTVDVEDIKDVLQRQIAYNMAISEEGLRGDYGANIGKVILKTYGDDIKTRAKAKAAAGSDARMNGCNLPVVINSGSGNQGITCAVPVIEYAKEYHCSDEKLYRALALSNLVAIHQKTGIGRLSAYCGAVSAGAGAGSGIAYICTEDYEFVIHTVVNALAIVSGIVCDGAKASCAAKIASSVDAAILGLEMYEGGQQFYGGDGIIMSGVEQTIRSIGRLGKEGMKETNSEIIRIMTE encoded by the coding sequence TTGAATAAAAATGATTTGAAGTATAGTGCCTATATATCCATATTGAATGAAGAGCTTATACCAGCAATGGGATGTACAGAACCAATTGCGTTGGCGCTTGCAGCTGCAAAGGCTAGAGAAGTATTGGGGGTTATGCCAGATTCAATACGTATACAGGCAAGCGGAAGCATTATAAAGAATGTAAAAAGCGTAATCGTCCCCAATACAGACAATTTAAAAGGAATTCCTGCTGCAGCTGTTGCAGGCATCATTGCTGGTGATTCCAGTAAAGAATTAGAAGCAATTTCCTCTGTAACTTGGGAGGATATAGAAGAAATGAAGTCTTTTTTGAATAATGCAAAAATTCAAGTTGAACCCTTAGATCTAGGTCTTACCTTTGATATTATCATAACATTAATGAAAGATAAGGACTATGCCAAAGTAAGAATAGCTAACTTCCACACAAACTTTGTACTCATTGAAAAAAATGGTGAAGTCCTGTTTGAAACAGAGGCAGAAGAAGAAAATGAAAATGGCCTTACAGATCGATCCTTACTTAATATGGAGGACATCTGGGATTTCATTAATACAGTTGATGTGGAAGATATAAAGGATGTTTTACAGCGTCAGATTGCCTATAACATGGCTATTTCAGAAGAAGGTTTAAGAGGTGATTATGGTGCTAATATTGGAAAGGTAATCTTAAAAACCTATGGTGATGATATTAAGACAAGAGCTAAAGCAAAGGCAGCAGCCGGTTCAGATGCACGAATGAATGGTTGTAACCTTCCAGTGGTAATCAATTCAGGAAGCGGGAACCAAGGCATCACTTGTGCTGTACCAGTTATTGAATATGCAAAAGAGTACCATTGTTCAGATGAAAAACTATATCGTGCCTTAGCATTGTCAAATCTTGTAGCCATTCATCAGAAGACAGGGATAGGTAGGTTGTCCGCTTATTGCGGTGCGGTGAGCGCTGGAGCTGGGGCTGGATCAGGTATCGCTTATATTTGTACTGAGGATTATGAATTTGTAATTCATACAGTAGTGAATGCATTAGCCATTGTTTCAGGTATTGTATGTGATGGAGCAAAGGCCTCCTGTGCAGCAAAAATTGCTTCATCTGTTGATGCAGCAATTCTTGGACTTGAAATGTATGAAGGCGGACAGCAGTTTTATGGTGGAGATGGTATTATAATGAGTGGTGTTGAACAGACCATAAGAAGTATTGGACGCCTTGGAAAGGAGGGCATGAAAGAAACTAATAGTGAAATTATTCGTATTATGACAGAATAG